A window of the Halichoerus grypus chromosome 2, mHalGry1.hap1.1, whole genome shotgun sequence genome harbors these coding sequences:
- the CYTH1 gene encoding cytohesin-1 isoform X1, with the protein MVLTTAAEDVPSDLTVEERQELENIRRRKQELLADIQRLKDEIAEVANEIENLGSTEERKNMQRNKQVAMGRKKFNMDPKKGIQFLIENDLLKNTCEDIAQFLYKGEGLNKTAIGDYLGERDEFNIQVLHAFVELHEFTDLNLVQALRQFLWSFRLPGEAQKIDRMMEAFAQRYCQCNIGVFQSTDTCYVLSFAIIMLNTSLHNPNVKDKPTVERFIAMNRGINDGGDLPEELLRNLYESIKNEPFKIPEDDGNDLTHTFFNPDREGWLLKLGGGRVKTWKRRWFILTDNCLYYFEYTTDKEPRGIIPLENLSIREVEDSKKPNCFELYIPDNKDQVIKACKTEADGRVVEGNHTVYRISAPTPEEKEEWIKCIKAAISRDPFYEMLAARKKKVSSTKRH; encoded by the exons TTCCCAGTGACCTGACTGTAGAGGAGCGTCAGGAACTGGAGAACATCCGGCGGAGAAAGCAGGAGCTCCTGGCCGACATTCAG AGGCTCAAGGATGAGATAGCAGAGGTGgctaatgaaattgaaaacctCGGGTCCACAGAGGAAAG GAAAAACATGCAGAGGAACAAACAGGTAGCCATGGGCAGGAAGAAGTTTAACATGGACCCTAAAAAG GGGATACAGTTCTTAATAGAGAATGACCTGCTGAAGAATACTTGTGAGGACATTGCCCAGTTCTTGTACAAAGGGGAAGGCCTCAACAAAACCGCCATTGGTGACTACCTGGGGGAGAG AGACGAGTTTAATATCCAGGTTCTTCATGCATTTGTGGAGTTACATGAGTTCACTGACCTTAACCTTGTCCAGGCGCTACG GCAGTTCCTGTGGAGCTTCCGGCTGCCGGGGGAGGCCCAGAAGATTGACCGGATGATGGAGGCGTTTGCCCAGCGCTATTGCCAGTGTAATATTGGGGTGTTCCAGTCCACAG aCACTTGTTACGTCCTCTCGTTTGCCATCATCATGTTGAACACCAGCCTGCACAACCCCAATGTCAAAGATAAGCCCACTGTGGAGAGGTTCATCGCCATGAATCGCGGCATCAACGATGGGGGAGACCTGCCCGAGGAGCTGCTCCGG AATCTGTATGAGAGCATAAAAAACGAACCCTTTAAAATCCCAGAAGATGATGGGAATGACCTCACTCACACTTTCTTCAACCCAGACCGGGAAGGCTGGCTATTGAAACTTGG AGGCGGCAGGGTGAAGACTTGGAAGAGACGCTGGTTCATCCTGACTGACAACTGCCTGTACTACTTTGAATACACCACG GACAAGGAGCCCCGTGGGATTATCCCTTTAGAGAATCTGAGTATCCGGGAGGTAGAGGACTCCAAAAAGCCA AACTGCTTTGAGCTTTATATCCCCGACAATAAAGACCAAGTCATCAAGGCCTGTAAGACGGAGGCAGATGGGCGGGTCGTGGAAGGGAACCACACCGTGTACCGGATCTCAGCCCCGACACCggaggagaaggaggagtggATTAAATGCATCAA AGCAGCCATCAGCAGGGACCCTTTCTACGAGATGCTGGCCGCGAGGAAGAAGAAGGTCTCCTCCACGAAGAGACACTGA
- the CYTH1 gene encoding cytohesin-1 isoform X3, translating into MEEDDSYVPSDLTVEERQELENIRRRKQELLADIQRLKDEIAEVANEIENLGSTEERKNMQRNKQVAMGRKKFNMDPKKGIQFLIENDLLKNTCEDIAQFLYKGEGLNKTAIGDYLGERDEFNIQVLHAFVELHEFTDLNLVQALRQFLWSFRLPGEAQKIDRMMEAFAQRYCQCNIGVFQSTDTCYVLSFAIIMLNTSLHNPNVKDKPTVERFIAMNRGINDGGDLPEELLRNLYESIKNEPFKIPEDDGNDLTHTFFNPDREGWLLKLGGGRVKTWKRRWFILTDNCLYYFEYTTDKEPRGIIPLENLSIREVEDSKKPNCFELYIPDNKDQVIKACKTEADGRVVEGNHTVYRISAPTPEEKEEWIKCIKAAISRDPFYEMLAARKKKVSSTKRH; encoded by the exons TTCCCAGTGACCTGACTGTAGAGGAGCGTCAGGAACTGGAGAACATCCGGCGGAGAAAGCAGGAGCTCCTGGCCGACATTCAG AGGCTCAAGGATGAGATAGCAGAGGTGgctaatgaaattgaaaacctCGGGTCCACAGAGGAAAG GAAAAACATGCAGAGGAACAAACAGGTAGCCATGGGCAGGAAGAAGTTTAACATGGACCCTAAAAAG GGGATACAGTTCTTAATAGAGAATGACCTGCTGAAGAATACTTGTGAGGACATTGCCCAGTTCTTGTACAAAGGGGAAGGCCTCAACAAAACCGCCATTGGTGACTACCTGGGGGAGAG AGACGAGTTTAATATCCAGGTTCTTCATGCATTTGTGGAGTTACATGAGTTCACTGACCTTAACCTTGTCCAGGCGCTACG GCAGTTCCTGTGGAGCTTCCGGCTGCCGGGGGAGGCCCAGAAGATTGACCGGATGATGGAGGCGTTTGCCCAGCGCTATTGCCAGTGTAATATTGGGGTGTTCCAGTCCACAG aCACTTGTTACGTCCTCTCGTTTGCCATCATCATGTTGAACACCAGCCTGCACAACCCCAATGTCAAAGATAAGCCCACTGTGGAGAGGTTCATCGCCATGAATCGCGGCATCAACGATGGGGGAGACCTGCCCGAGGAGCTGCTCCGG AATCTGTATGAGAGCATAAAAAACGAACCCTTTAAAATCCCAGAAGATGATGGGAATGACCTCACTCACACTTTCTTCAACCCAGACCGGGAAGGCTGGCTATTGAAACTTGG AGGCGGCAGGGTGAAGACTTGGAAGAGACGCTGGTTCATCCTGACTGACAACTGCCTGTACTACTTTGAATACACCACG GACAAGGAGCCCCGTGGGATTATCCCTTTAGAGAATCTGAGTATCCGGGAGGTAGAGGACTCCAAAAAGCCA AACTGCTTTGAGCTTTATATCCCCGACAATAAAGACCAAGTCATCAAGGCCTGTAAGACGGAGGCAGATGGGCGGGTCGTGGAAGGGAACCACACCGTGTACCGGATCTCAGCCCCGACACCggaggagaaggaggagtggATTAAATGCATCAA AGCAGCCATCAGCAGGGACCCTTTCTACGAGATGCTGGCCGCGAGGAAGAAGAAGGTCTCCTCCACGAAGAGACACTGA
- the CYTH1 gene encoding cytohesin-1 isoform X2 encodes MVLTTAAEDVPSDLTVEERQELENIRRRKQELLADIQRLKDEIAEVANEIENLGSTEERKNMQRNKQVAMGRKKFNMDPKKGIQFLIENDLLKNTCEDIAQFLYKGEGLNKTAIGDYLGERDEFNIQVLHAFVELHEFTDLNLVQALRQFLWSFRLPGEAQKIDRMMEAFAQRYCQCNIGVFQSTDTCYVLSFAIIMLNTSLHNPNVKDKPTVERFIAMNRGINDGGDLPEELLRNLYESIKNEPFKIPEDDGNDLTHTFFNPDREGWLLKLGGRVKTWKRRWFILTDNCLYYFEYTTDKEPRGIIPLENLSIREVEDSKKPNCFELYIPDNKDQVIKACKTEADGRVVEGNHTVYRISAPTPEEKEEWIKCIKAAISRDPFYEMLAARKKKVSSTKRH; translated from the exons TTCCCAGTGACCTGACTGTAGAGGAGCGTCAGGAACTGGAGAACATCCGGCGGAGAAAGCAGGAGCTCCTGGCCGACATTCAG AGGCTCAAGGATGAGATAGCAGAGGTGgctaatgaaattgaaaacctCGGGTCCACAGAGGAAAG GAAAAACATGCAGAGGAACAAACAGGTAGCCATGGGCAGGAAGAAGTTTAACATGGACCCTAAAAAG GGGATACAGTTCTTAATAGAGAATGACCTGCTGAAGAATACTTGTGAGGACATTGCCCAGTTCTTGTACAAAGGGGAAGGCCTCAACAAAACCGCCATTGGTGACTACCTGGGGGAGAG AGACGAGTTTAATATCCAGGTTCTTCATGCATTTGTGGAGTTACATGAGTTCACTGACCTTAACCTTGTCCAGGCGCTACG GCAGTTCCTGTGGAGCTTCCGGCTGCCGGGGGAGGCCCAGAAGATTGACCGGATGATGGAGGCGTTTGCCCAGCGCTATTGCCAGTGTAATATTGGGGTGTTCCAGTCCACAG aCACTTGTTACGTCCTCTCGTTTGCCATCATCATGTTGAACACCAGCCTGCACAACCCCAATGTCAAAGATAAGCCCACTGTGGAGAGGTTCATCGCCATGAATCGCGGCATCAACGATGGGGGAGACCTGCCCGAGGAGCTGCTCCGG AATCTGTATGAGAGCATAAAAAACGAACCCTTTAAAATCCCAGAAGATGATGGGAATGACCTCACTCACACTTTCTTCAACCCAGACCGGGAAGGCTGGCTATTGAAACTTG GCGGCAGGGTGAAGACTTGGAAGAGACGCTGGTTCATCCTGACTGACAACTGCCTGTACTACTTTGAATACACCACG GACAAGGAGCCCCGTGGGATTATCCCTTTAGAGAATCTGAGTATCCGGGAGGTAGAGGACTCCAAAAAGCCA AACTGCTTTGAGCTTTATATCCCCGACAATAAAGACCAAGTCATCAAGGCCTGTAAGACGGAGGCAGATGGGCGGGTCGTGGAAGGGAACCACACCGTGTACCGGATCTCAGCCCCGACACCggaggagaaggaggagtggATTAAATGCATCAA AGCAGCCATCAGCAGGGACCCTTTCTACGAGATGCTGGCCGCGAGGAAGAAGAAGGTCTCCTCCACGAAGAGACACTGA
- the CYTH1 gene encoding cytohesin-1 isoform X4, which produces MQRNKQVAMGRKKFNMDPKKGIQFLIENDLLKNTCEDIAQFLYKGEGLNKTAIGDYLGERDEFNIQVLHAFVELHEFTDLNLVQALRQFLWSFRLPGEAQKIDRMMEAFAQRYCQCNIGVFQSTDTCYVLSFAIIMLNTSLHNPNVKDKPTVERFIAMNRGINDGGDLPEELLRNLYESIKNEPFKIPEDDGNDLTHTFFNPDREGWLLKLGGGRVKTWKRRWFILTDNCLYYFEYTTDKEPRGIIPLENLSIREVEDSKKPNCFELYIPDNKDQVIKACKTEADGRVVEGNHTVYRISAPTPEEKEEWIKCIKAAISRDPFYEMLAARKKKVSSTKRH; this is translated from the exons ATGCAGAGGAACAAACAGGTAGCCATGGGCAGGAAGAAGTTTAACATGGACCCTAAAAAG GGGATACAGTTCTTAATAGAGAATGACCTGCTGAAGAATACTTGTGAGGACATTGCCCAGTTCTTGTACAAAGGGGAAGGCCTCAACAAAACCGCCATTGGTGACTACCTGGGGGAGAG AGACGAGTTTAATATCCAGGTTCTTCATGCATTTGTGGAGTTACATGAGTTCACTGACCTTAACCTTGTCCAGGCGCTACG GCAGTTCCTGTGGAGCTTCCGGCTGCCGGGGGAGGCCCAGAAGATTGACCGGATGATGGAGGCGTTTGCCCAGCGCTATTGCCAGTGTAATATTGGGGTGTTCCAGTCCACAG aCACTTGTTACGTCCTCTCGTTTGCCATCATCATGTTGAACACCAGCCTGCACAACCCCAATGTCAAAGATAAGCCCACTGTGGAGAGGTTCATCGCCATGAATCGCGGCATCAACGATGGGGGAGACCTGCCCGAGGAGCTGCTCCGG AATCTGTATGAGAGCATAAAAAACGAACCCTTTAAAATCCCAGAAGATGATGGGAATGACCTCACTCACACTTTCTTCAACCCAGACCGGGAAGGCTGGCTATTGAAACTTGG AGGCGGCAGGGTGAAGACTTGGAAGAGACGCTGGTTCATCCTGACTGACAACTGCCTGTACTACTTTGAATACACCACG GACAAGGAGCCCCGTGGGATTATCCCTTTAGAGAATCTGAGTATCCGGGAGGTAGAGGACTCCAAAAAGCCA AACTGCTTTGAGCTTTATATCCCCGACAATAAAGACCAAGTCATCAAGGCCTGTAAGACGGAGGCAGATGGGCGGGTCGTGGAAGGGAACCACACCGTGTACCGGATCTCAGCCCCGACACCggaggagaaggaggagtggATTAAATGCATCAA AGCAGCCATCAGCAGGGACCCTTTCTACGAGATGCTGGCCGCGAGGAAGAAGAAGGTCTCCTCCACGAAGAGACACTGA